In bacterium, one genomic interval encodes:
- a CDS encoding FliH/SctL family protein: protein MIYKSPSINGEVVIKAREAFIGEGRTLIERLENKIKQDNEILKKLEDEISEKRKNLLNIEEYVRKEAEEKARSIVDEALKKQDEIKDKGYKEGFAHGIEEGKRKGETEITRIIASIKGILSSLNSLYDSSLKKMDENIVLELSFLIAKRIVKDEVSIKKEIVLRNIKEAIKKAQNSKIKLLLNPDDIEIAKGFLKETDIVSSSSIEPGGCKIYFDFGIIDATIDNQLNVIKDGCTKP, encoded by the coding sequence ATGATTTATAAATCGCCATCTATAAATGGAGAGGTTGTTATAAAAGCAAGAGAGGCTTTTATTGGAGAGGGAAGAACCTTAATTGAAAGGCTGGAGAATAAAATAAAGCAGGATAATGAAATTCTAAAGAAACTTGAGGACGAGATTTCAGAAAAGAGAAAAAACCTTTTAAATATAGAAGAATATGTTAGAAAAGAGGCAGAAGAAAAGGCAAGGTCTATTGTGGATGAAGCCCTTAAAAAGCAAGATGAGATAAAAGATAAAGGATATAAGGAGGGATTTGCCCATGGAATTGAGGAGGGAAAAAGAAAGGGCGAAACTGAAATAACAAGGATTATTGCATCAATAAAGGGAATTTTATCATCCCTAAATTCGTTGTATGATTCTTCCTTGAAGAAGATGGATGAAAACATTGTCCTTGAACTCTCCTTTTTAATAGCAAAAAGGATAGTAAAGGATGAGGTATCAATTAAAAAGGAAATAGTATTAAGAAATATAAAGGAGGCAATAAAAAAGGCACAGAATAGCAAAATAAAGCTTCTTTTAAATCCAGATGATATAGAAATTGCAAAGGGATTTCTGAAAGAAACAGATATTGTTTCTTCCTCATCTATTGAGCCAGGTGGATGCAAAATTTATTTTGATTTTGGGATAATTGATGCTACAATTGATAATCAGCTTAATGTGATAAAAGATGGGTGCACAAAGCCTTAA